A window of Parafrankia irregularis contains these coding sequences:
- a CDS encoding STM4014 family protein yields the protein MMFTVVGAPGDRRTELFTAACRSAGLAAPRVVGWAQVLHGGEPPIVPGGALPIVPGSLLRIDSPGGDPEVDRLLRGPGDPTRVGGGARWYAAFTAGLGRVAAAATASGAQPLGDVDEIAVMCDKRRCHARLRSAGVPVPEALPPVHDYADLRARMAQAGMGQVFVKPAHGSSASGVVALRAARGGRVRAVTSAARIGTGLVNALRVRAYETEPEVAQLIDELAPDGLHVERWLPKAALGGRVLDLRVVVIAGEPTHVVVRTSRSPMTNLHLGGARGSVSAVRDALGSTGWEHALDVCARAAACFPGSLMVGVDLLVQIGWRQVAVGEINAFGDLLPGITGLPGTWAEGLDTYTAQVHAAQVRAALAAHAAAA from the coding sequence ATGATGTTCACCGTGGTGGGGGCCCCGGGCGACCGGCGCACCGAACTGTTCACGGCCGCGTGCCGCTCGGCGGGCCTGGCCGCACCCCGGGTCGTCGGCTGGGCGCAGGTGCTGCACGGCGGCGAGCCGCCGATCGTGCCCGGCGGAGCGCTGCCGATCGTGCCCGGCTCACTGCTACGGATCGACTCACCCGGAGGCGACCCCGAGGTGGACAGGCTGCTGCGCGGGCCCGGTGATCCGACCCGGGTGGGCGGGGGTGCACGGTGGTATGCGGCCTTCACCGCGGGCCTGGGGCGCGTCGCCGCCGCGGCCACGGCTTCGGGCGCCCAGCCGCTCGGCGACGTCGACGAGATCGCCGTCATGTGCGACAAGAGGCGCTGCCACGCCCGGCTGCGGTCGGCGGGTGTGCCCGTCCCCGAGGCACTGCCACCCGTCCACGACTATGCCGACCTGCGGGCGCGGATGGCGCAGGCGGGCATGGGCCAGGTGTTCGTCAAACCGGCGCACGGCTCGTCCGCATCCGGCGTCGTGGCGCTGCGGGCCGCGCGCGGCGGGCGGGTCAGAGCCGTCACCTCCGCCGCGCGCATCGGCACCGGTCTCGTCAACGCGCTGCGGGTCCGGGCCTACGAGACCGAGCCTGAGGTGGCCCAGCTGATCGACGAGCTGGCGCCGGACGGGCTGCACGTGGAGCGGTGGCTGCCCAAGGCCGCGCTCGGTGGGCGTGTCCTCGACCTGCGGGTGGTGGTGATCGCCGGCGAGCCGACTCATGTGGTCGTGCGGACAAGCCGCTCCCCGATGACCAACCTGCACCTCGGCGGGGCGCGGGGCTCGGTGAGCGCGGTGCGCGACGCCCTCGGCTCCACCGGCTGGGAGCATGCGCTCGACGTGTGCGCGCGGGCCGCCGCGTGCTTTCCCGGCAGCCTCATGGTCGGTGTCGACCTGCTTGTGCAGATCGGCTGGCGGCAGGTCGCGGTCGGTGAGATCAACGCGTTCGGCGATCTGCTGCCCGGCATCACCGGGCTGCCGGGCACCTGGGCCGAAGGCCTGGATACCTACACCGCTCAGGTGCATGCCGCCCAGGTGCGCGCGGCCCTGGCGGCGCACGCGGCGGCGGCATGA
- a CDS encoding STM4015 family protein: MTINEHLTELAGKPVVDFRYEHDGESSDRYFGPAGSGAPASPGDVAWRIRTWFEGPDLGGVFQKFLAEVPPAEVTHLVIGYWGASYDTKNPANPVDLLVGAADRLPALRALFLGDIVLEEAEISWIEQSDVTRLFGAFPALEYLGVRGSDGLALSPVHHGTLRTLRFEAGGLPASVVRAVGGSDLPALEHLDLWLGTDNYGGDATVADLAGILGGERLPALRHLGLENAQIADEVAAAVAGAPVVARLASLSLALGTLTDRGAESLLSGQPLTHLERLDLHHHFLTDAAMNRVGAVLPGVEIDLGQQEEAEDDWFYTAVSE, from the coding sequence ATGACCATCAACGAGCACCTCACCGAGCTCGCCGGCAAGCCGGTGGTCGATTTTCGGTACGAGCACGACGGCGAGTCGTCCGATCGGTACTTCGGGCCGGCGGGCTCGGGCGCGCCGGCCTCGCCCGGTGACGTCGCCTGGCGGATCAGAACCTGGTTCGAGGGTCCCGACCTCGGCGGCGTCTTCCAGAAGTTCCTGGCGGAGGTCCCGCCCGCGGAGGTGACCCATCTGGTCATCGGCTACTGGGGTGCGTCCTACGACACGAAGAACCCCGCGAACCCGGTCGACCTGCTGGTGGGTGCGGCCGACCGGCTGCCCGCGCTGCGCGCGCTGTTCCTGGGCGACATCGTGCTGGAGGAGGCGGAGATCTCCTGGATCGAGCAGTCCGACGTCACCCGCCTGTTCGGTGCCTTTCCCGCGCTGGAGTACCTGGGGGTCCGCGGGAGCGACGGGCTGGCGCTGAGCCCCGTCCACCACGGCACGCTGAGGACGCTGCGGTTCGAGGCGGGTGGGCTGCCCGCCTCGGTGGTGCGGGCCGTCGGCGGGAGCGACCTGCCGGCCCTGGAACACCTCGATCTGTGGCTGGGTACCGACAACTACGGCGGCGACGCGACGGTGGCCGACCTCGCCGGGATCCTGGGCGGCGAGCGGCTGCCCGCCCTGCGGCATCTGGGGCTGGAGAACGCCCAGATCGCGGACGAGGTCGCCGCGGCTGTGGCGGGCGCTCCGGTCGTCGCGCGGCTGGCGTCGCTCAGCCTGGCCCTGGGCACCCTGACCGACCGGGGAGCCGAGTCGCTGCTGTCCGGCCAGCCGCTCACCCACCTCGAGCGCCTCGACCTGCACCATCACTTCCTGACCGACGCCGCGATGAACCGTGTCGGCGCCGTGCTGCCCGGCGTCGAGATCGACCTCGGTCAGCAGGAGGAGGCGGAGGACGACTGGTTCTACACCGCGGTCTCCGAATGA
- a CDS encoding expansin EXLX1 family cellulose-binding protein, which produces MLPSSPCSPSRAAAALLRRAVIGTATTAGVAIMITGCWPLGDGASSRPLAAATAAPVTGTAAAVPPSGFGGHIPTTTPGDTAGATAAAPGSDPALGSGQPAAPPAGSTATGSTAGRPPSSPGAGTAISTPAAAAPAQPPAPPPAQPLAAPASGRIQPGTVYRGRATHYGADGGGNCMFDRLNDPAMPVVAMNEADYETARACGAYIQVTGPGGSVVVKVTDRCPECAPGQLDLSEQAFARIAGGVPGLVDVTWRLASPSGLGAVQYKVKEGSSAYWLALQVRQHRNLVTSLEVRVNGVWTPLRREMWNYFIAPNGLGPGPFTVRITDVFGERLVHTVSLSPGTTQQATGQFAQR; this is translated from the coding sequence ATGCTGCCCTCTTCTCCTTGTTCTCCTTCCCGCGCCGCCGCGGCGCTTCTTCGCCGGGCCGTGATCGGCACGGCGACGACGGCGGGTGTCGCCATCATGATCACCGGTTGCTGGCCCCTCGGCGACGGCGCTTCCAGCCGTCCCCTGGCCGCCGCCACCGCTGCTCCTGTTACCGGCACCGCGGCCGCGGTGCCGCCTTCGGGTTTCGGTGGGCACATCCCGACGACCACGCCCGGCGACACGGCGGGGGCCACGGCCGCGGCGCCGGGCTCCGATCCGGCGCTCGGTTCGGGACAGCCGGCAGCGCCACCGGCCGGTTCCACGGCGACCGGTTCGACCGCCGGGCGACCCCCCTCGTCCCCCGGCGCCGGCACCGCCATCTCGACACCGGCGGCGGCAGCACCGGCGCAACCGCCGGCCCCGCCACCGGCGCAGCCGCTCGCCGCCCCGGCCTCCGGGCGGATCCAGCCGGGCACCGTCTACCGGGGCCGCGCGACGCACTACGGCGCTGACGGCGGGGGCAACTGCATGTTCGACCGGCTGAACGACCCGGCGATGCCGGTCGTGGCGATGAACGAGGCCGACTACGAGACCGCACGCGCCTGCGGTGCCTACATCCAGGTAACCGGCCCCGGGGGAAGCGTGGTCGTCAAGGTCACCGACCGCTGCCCCGAATGCGCCCCGGGGCAGCTCGACCTTAGCGAGCAGGCGTTCGCCCGCATCGCCGGCGGCGTGCCGGGGCTGGTGGACGTCACCTGGCGGCTGGCCAGCCCGTCGGGCCTCGGAGCCGTGCAGTACAAGGTGAAGGAGGGTTCGTCGGCCTACTGGCTCGCCCTCCAGGTCCGTCAGCACCGCAACCTGGTCACCTCACTGGAGGTGCGGGTCAACGGGGTGTGGACGCCGCTGCGGCGCGAGATGTGGAACTACTTCATCGCGCCGAACGGCCTCGGGCCGGGTCCGTTCACGGTACGGATCACCGATGTCTTCGGTGAGCGGCTCGTCCACACCGTCAGCCTGTCGCCGGGTACGACCCAACAGGCCACCGGCCAGTTCGCCCAGCGCTGA
- a CDS encoding ABC transporter substrate-binding protein: protein MAAFAAAVSLVAVLAGCGGGGDDEAKADLSGGLTGQPIKIAAIGGLSGGVSSNPEYATGARAAVAAINKSGGIDGRPLELKLCDNHQNATDSANCYREILADKDIVAIAGGSDNYHDATKAQIEAAQMPIIGQYPVSGFDLTNSLAFNVNGAVVVGFHGLAQDVVKSGAKRIGLVTLDIPTADVIRKTVNDVFSKAGVEVVNNVQLAPSTADLSAPAQQATQNSPDAVVWLTFAAQTSVAVKALRATGYEGTVAFAGSAFDQDQLKTMGADGPATIGLVLPPAWDTSTPYGKQFNEDMKAYEPDGKVDELSLNSWLGVKIFAQVASSVQTVDRASILAGIKKLSKVETGGLTAPVDFTAKSTLPYAAIYNPAYTTAHVKDGKITWDGKLREFGTGKELTPSP from the coding sequence GTGGCCGCGTTCGCGGCGGCGGTGTCACTCGTGGCGGTGCTGGCCGGTTGCGGCGGCGGAGGAGACGACGAGGCGAAGGCCGACTTATCCGGCGGCCTCACCGGTCAGCCGATCAAGATCGCTGCCATCGGGGGCCTGAGCGGCGGGGTCAGCAGCAACCCCGAGTACGCCACGGGCGCCCGGGCGGCGGTGGCGGCGATCAACAAGAGCGGCGGGATCGACGGCCGGCCCCTCGAGCTGAAGCTCTGCGACAACCACCAGAACGCGACCGACTCGGCGAACTGCTACCGCGAGATCCTCGCCGACAAGGACATCGTCGCGATCGCCGGCGGGTCCGACAACTACCACGACGCCACCAAGGCCCAGATCGAGGCCGCCCAGATGCCGATCATCGGGCAGTACCCGGTGTCGGGCTTCGACCTCACCAACTCGCTCGCCTTCAACGTCAACGGCGCGGTCGTCGTCGGCTTCCACGGCCTGGCACAGGACGTCGTGAAGAGCGGGGCCAAGCGTATCGGCCTGGTCACCCTGGACATCCCCACTGCCGACGTCATCCGCAAGACGGTCAACGACGTCTTCAGCAAGGCGGGCGTCGAGGTGGTCAACAACGTCCAGCTCGCTCCGTCCACGGCGGATCTGAGCGCACCGGCCCAGCAGGCCACCCAGAACTCCCCGGACGCGGTGGTCTGGCTGACCTTCGCCGCGCAGACGAGCGTGGCCGTCAAGGCGCTGCGCGCCACCGGGTACGAGGGAACGGTCGCATTCGCGGGCAGCGCCTTCGACCAGGATCAGCTCAAGACCATGGGCGCCGACGGCCCGGCCACGATCGGCCTGGTTCTCCCGCCGGCCTGGGACACCTCCACCCCGTATGGAAAGCAGTTCAACGAGGACATGAAAGCCTATGAGCCCGACGGGAAGGTGGACGAGCTCAGCCTCAACAGCTGGCTCGGAGTGAAGATCTTCGCGCAGGTGGCGTCCTCGGTCCAGACCGTGGACAGAGCATCCATCCTGGCCGGGATCAAGAAGCTGAGCAAGGTCGAGACCGGCGGGCTGACCGCACCCGTCGACTTCACCGCCAAGAGCACGCTGCCCTACGCCGCGATCTACAACCCCGCCTACACCACCGCCCACGTGAAGGACGGCAAGATCACCTGGGACGGCAAGCTCCGCGAGTTCGGCACCGGCAAGGAGCTCACCCCGTCCCCCTGA
- a CDS encoding ABC transporter ATP-binding protein, whose protein sequence is MGDGGPGGGRSGGHGGVSTVPEKSPAESEQSGPSAAIEARGLSAGYGRVPVLRDIDLEVRPGEVVALLGPNGAGKTTLLRTLAGYSRPTSGEIRLFGEPCNRVPVYRRARRGVSFMGEERHVFPGLTVRQSLRLVRGGAESIELFPTLADRSRHRAALLSGGEQQMLALALALARAPRLLLIDELSLGLAPLVRERLLDTVRETADRGVAVVVVEQNARSVLSRADRAYVMRRGEIVDESPASRWLTDLDGLAALYLS, encoded by the coding sequence ATGGGTGATGGTGGCCCGGGTGGTGGCCGTAGCGGCGGACACGGCGGCGTGTCGACGGTTCCCGAGAAGTCCCCGGCGGAGTCGGAGCAGTCCGGACCTTCGGCCGCGATCGAGGCGCGCGGGCTGTCGGCCGGTTACGGGCGGGTGCCCGTTCTGCGCGACATCGACCTCGAGGTGCGCCCCGGTGAGGTGGTGGCGCTGCTTGGCCCGAACGGCGCGGGCAAGACCACCCTGCTGCGCACGCTGGCCGGGTACAGCAGGCCGACGAGCGGCGAGATCCGCCTCTTCGGGGAGCCGTGCAACCGGGTTCCCGTCTATCGGCGTGCCCGCCGGGGCGTGTCCTTCATGGGCGAGGAGCGCCATGTCTTCCCGGGGCTGACCGTCCGGCAGTCGCTGCGGCTCGTCCGGGGCGGCGCGGAGTCGATCGAGCTGTTCCCGACGCTCGCGGACCGCTCCCGGCACCGCGCCGCGCTGCTGTCGGGTGGCGAGCAGCAGATGCTCGCCCTCGCACTGGCGCTCGCCCGCGCTCCGCGGCTGCTGCTGATCGACGAGCTGTCTCTCGGCCTCGCTCCACTGGTACGTGAACGCCTACTTGACACCGTGCGAGAGACGGCCGACCGTGGCGTCGCGGTGGTCGTCGTCGAGCAGAACGCACGGTCAGTGCTGAGCCGAGCGGACCGGGCCTATGTGATGCGCCGCGGCGAGATTGTCGACGAAAGCCCCGCGAGCAGGTGGCTCACCGACCTCGACGGCCTGGCCGCCCTCTACCTCTCCTGA
- a CDS encoding ABC transporter permease subunit has protein sequence MDPRTILQFALLGLGVGGVYAVSAVGIVAIHRGSRTINFAHGGIALWGALLFYWMRDSHDVPSIPAAVLTLLAAAVFGAGVYLLVIRFVRHRTQLSRMVATLGLLGLLIGLAHTVFENAPRVPDSAFPSGGVDVFDQKIPYERIIIFLIAVVVVLGLAAWSASARLPLMTRAMAEHESAAQALGASPHLLGSLNWALGSALAAASGILVAPIVGQFDTAMLQVMAFALAAALLGRFDSFGLALAGGAALGVGESVVTHLVAEHVPSQFQLGWPQTVPFVAVMAILVLRRDGASNRLPAVPAAPVAAGLFRPVPAVIALAGAVAVLLFGSAQWQDAAILSVVFGILVLSLVVLIGYANQISLAQMTVAGLGAYAAVRLDLDIHLPFVLAPVAGAVVGAVAGLVVGLPALRVRGINLAILTMGLAVAVSGVLFDSTHYTGGIAGSQPHPPTLFGLDVDAARHPDRYGLVALFWLVVAAGVVVAVRRSGLGRRLLVVRTNERAAASVGISVARAKLSAFVISSAMAGAAGVLLGFRSSSVTFTQFSFLESINLVSLAVIAGVTAVSGGLLGGVLAFGGLVYLVIAKLHIGFITDNYATIFGAALVVTVLLHENGVAWRRSFQHDPAPIPPGEQPARAGTALVAADVSVRFGGVAAVSDVSLRALPGTVTGLVGPNGAGKTTLLDAIGGFAATSGGQVLLGDRTLGADGADARARGGLGRVFQAGELFEDLTVAQNLRVAAENAGGTDGRLTAPARAALERFGLTEDLPRLPTELPMAKRRLVGIVRALASNPAVVLLDEPGAGLSITEISQLAAHLRDLAHDCGLTVLVVDHDMALVMSACDRIVVLHQGRVLAEGTPEEIQADATVREAYLGDPTDPASVDPAPADTAPVDPVPDPSLA, from the coding sequence ATGGATCCGCGGACCATCCTGCAGTTCGCGTTATTAGGCCTCGGCGTCGGCGGCGTCTACGCGGTCAGCGCGGTCGGAATCGTTGCGATACACCGCGGGTCACGAACAATCAACTTCGCGCACGGCGGCATCGCGCTGTGGGGCGCGCTTCTCTTCTACTGGATGCGCGACAGTCACGACGTACCAAGCATTCCGGCGGCGGTGCTGACCCTGCTGGCGGCGGCGGTGTTCGGCGCCGGGGTCTACCTGCTCGTCATACGATTCGTCCGGCACCGGACGCAGCTGTCCCGCATGGTGGCGACCCTCGGTCTGCTCGGGCTGCTGATCGGCCTGGCGCACACCGTGTTCGAGAACGCCCCGCGGGTGCCCGACAGCGCCTTCCCCTCCGGCGGGGTGGACGTGTTCGACCAGAAGATCCCGTACGAACGGATCATCATCTTCCTGATCGCCGTGGTGGTCGTCCTGGGGCTCGCGGCCTGGTCGGCGAGCGCCCGGCTGCCACTCATGACCAGGGCGATGGCGGAACACGAGTCCGCCGCCCAGGCACTCGGCGCGTCACCGCACCTGCTGGGCAGCCTCAACTGGGCGCTCGGCTCGGCGCTGGCCGCGGCGAGCGGCATCCTCGTCGCGCCCATCGTAGGGCAGTTCGACACCGCGATGCTCCAGGTGATGGCGTTCGCGCTGGCCGCGGCCCTGCTCGGGCGGTTCGACAGCTTCGGGCTGGCGCTGGCCGGCGGTGCCGCGCTCGGCGTGGGCGAGAGCGTGGTGACGCACCTGGTGGCGGAGCATGTGCCGAGCCAGTTCCAGCTGGGCTGGCCGCAGACGGTGCCGTTCGTCGCCGTCATGGCGATCCTCGTGCTGCGCCGGGACGGCGCGAGCAACCGGCTGCCCGCGGTGCCCGCGGCTCCGGTCGCCGCCGGGCTGTTCCGGCCCGTCCCGGCGGTGATCGCGCTTGCCGGGGCGGTCGCCGTGCTGCTGTTCGGCAGCGCCCAGTGGCAGGACGCGGCGATCCTCTCCGTGGTCTTCGGCATCCTGGTGCTGTCGCTGGTCGTCCTGATCGGCTACGCCAACCAGATCAGCCTGGCGCAGATGACCGTGGCCGGCCTCGGCGCCTACGCCGCGGTCCGCCTCGATCTGGACATCCATCTGCCGTTCGTGCTCGCCCCGGTCGCCGGAGCCGTGGTCGGAGCCGTCGCCGGCCTCGTCGTCGGCCTTCCCGCCCTGCGGGTCCGGGGCATCAACCTCGCCATCCTCACCATGGGCCTGGCCGTCGCGGTCTCCGGAGTGCTCTTCGACAGCACCCACTACACCGGTGGCATCGCCGGTTCGCAGCCACACCCGCCGACGCTCTTCGGCCTCGACGTGGACGCGGCACGCCATCCCGACCGGTACGGGCTCGTCGCACTGTTCTGGCTGGTGGTCGCGGCCGGCGTGGTGGTCGCCGTCCGGCGCTCGGGGCTCGGGCGCCGGCTGCTCGTCGTGCGGACCAACGAACGCGCCGCCGCGTCCGTCGGGATCAGCGTCGCGCGGGCCAAGCTCTCCGCCTTCGTGATCTCCTCGGCGATGGCCGGCGCCGCCGGTGTGCTGCTCGGGTTCCGCAGTTCCTCGGTCACGTTCACCCAGTTCTCGTTCCTGGAGTCGATCAACCTGGTGAGCCTCGCCGTCATCGCCGGCGTCACCGCGGTCAGCGGCGGTCTGCTCGGTGGGGTGCTCGCCTTCGGCGGCCTGGTCTACCTGGTCATCGCCAAGCTGCACATCGGCTTCATCACGGACAACTACGCGACGATCTTCGGTGCGGCGCTGGTCGTCACGGTGCTCCTGCACGAGAACGGCGTGGCCTGGCGGCGCAGCTTCCAGCATGACCCGGCGCCGATCCCGCCGGGTGAACAGCCGGCGCGGGCCGGTACCGCACTGGTCGCCGCGGACGTCTCGGTGCGCTTCGGTGGTGTCGCGGCCGTCAGCGACGTGTCCCTTCGTGCCCTGCCCGGTACGGTGACCGGCCTGGTCGGCCCGAACGGAGCCGGCAAGACGACCCTGCTCGACGCGATCGGCGGCTTCGCGGCCACCAGCGGCGGCCAGGTGCTGCTCGGCGACCGGACCCTCGGCGCGGACGGCGCCGACGCGCGGGCCCGCGGCGGGCTGGGCCGGGTCTTCCAGGCCGGCGAGCTGTTCGAGGACCTGACCGTCGCGCAGAACCTGCGGGTCGCGGCCGAGAACGCGGGCGGTACCGACGGGCGGCTGACCGCACCGGCCCGGGCCGCGCTGGAGCGCTTCGGGCTGACCGAGGACCTGCCGCGGCTGCCCACCGAGCTCCCGATGGCGAAACGTCGCCTCGTCGGCATCGTGCGTGCGCTGGCCAGCAATCCCGCGGTGGTGCTCCTCGACGAACCGGGGGCCGGCCTGTCCATCACCGAGATCAGCCAGCTGGCCGCCCACCTGCGCGACCTCGCCCACGACTGCGGGCTCACCGTGCTGGTCGTCGACCACGACATGGCGCTGGTGATGTCGGCCTGCGACCGGATCGTCGTGCTGCACCAGGGACGAGTCCTCGCCGAGGGCACCCCGGAGGAGATCCAGGCCGACGCGACGGTCCGGGAGGCGTACCTGGGCGACCCGACGGATCCGGCATCGGTGGACCCGGCACCAGCGGACACGGCACCAGTGGATCCGGTACCGGATCCGTCCCTGGCCTGA
- a CDS encoding SRPBCC family protein: MATTVAESIDVAVPVRTAYNQWTQFESFPHFMNGVESIRQVDETHTRWHVRIGGQDREFDATITEQLPDERVAWKSTNGPTHAGVVTFHRLNPDETRVTVQLDWQPEGVAEKIGAAVGADDRRVKADLRRFKAFIEERGTESGSWRGQVDRP, encoded by the coding sequence ATGGCCACCACCGTCGCGGAGTCGATCGACGTCGCCGTACCGGTCCGCACTGCCTACAACCAGTGGACCCAGTTCGAATCCTTCCCGCACTTCATGAACGGCGTCGAGTCGATCCGGCAGGTCGACGAGACCCACACGCGCTGGCATGTCAGGATCGGCGGACAGGACCGAGAGTTCGACGCGACCATCACCGAGCAACTGCCCGACGAGCGGGTCGCCTGGAAAAGCACCAACGGCCCCACCCACGCCGGGGTCGTCACCTTCCACCGGCTCAACCCCGACGAGACCCGCGTGACGGTCCAGCTCGACTGGCAGCCCGAAGGCGTCGCCGAGAAGATCGGTGCGGCCGTCGGCGCGGACGACCGGCGGGTGAAGGCCGATCTGAGGCGCTTCAAGGCCTTCATCGAGGAGCGGGGAACCGAATCCGGATCCTGGCGCGGTCAGGTCGACCGACCCTGA
- a CDS encoding DUF6328 family protein, producing MSEIARPGTANERTESVDEEFGGRAAGESAQARRNRNWAEILQEIRVAQTGVQLLAAFLLALPFQSRFAILSDGQEWFYLAVVALAVVATGLLVTPVSLHRAMFRKREKEKLVMIANRLAQAGLGVFAVAVAGVAVLIFDVTKGVTAGVTAGVITLVLFIALWVVVPVAVQSVPAEGD from the coding sequence ATGAGCGAGATCGCACGGCCGGGCACCGCGAACGAGCGTACGGAAAGCGTGGACGAGGAATTCGGAGGCCGAGCGGCCGGCGAGTCCGCTCAGGCCCGGCGTAATCGAAACTGGGCAGAGATTCTGCAGGAGATACGAGTCGCCCAGACCGGGGTGCAACTACTGGCGGCGTTTCTGCTCGCGCTGCCGTTCCAGAGCAGGTTCGCCATTTTGAGCGACGGCCAGGAATGGTTTTATCTGGCTGTTGTGGCGCTGGCCGTCGTGGCTACCGGGCTGTTGGTGACGCCGGTCAGCCTGCACCGGGCGATGTTCCGCAAGCGGGAGAAGGAGAAGCTGGTCATGATCGCGAACCGGCTGGCACAGGCTGGCCTCGGCGTGTTCGCGGTGGCCGTGGCCGGCGTGGCAGTTCTCATCTTCGACGTGACGAAGGGTGTTACCGCCGGCGTCACTGCCGGAGTGATCACACTGGTGCTGTTCATCGCGCTGTGGGTTGTGGTGCCCGTCGCCGTGCAGTCCGTCCCGGCTGAGGGCGACTGA
- a CDS encoding iron-containing redox enzyme family protein, giving the protein MALYCLYELHYRGFAGVDERWEWSPALLTLRHELEDELESRIRQEAATVPSPECDSQDADSIPAALREIITAPSGPSLSRYLADAGTLDEFREFAIHRSPLQLKEADPHSWAIPRLTGPAKAALVEIQADEYGNGATRDIHQILFGLTMRGLGLNARYGAYLDRVPGPTLASVNLASYFGLHRRWRGALVGHLAVFEMTSVEPMEAYDAALRRHGLPAGTRHFFVVHVVADAHHQTVASQELAAGLVRAEPALGADVLFGARAIMAIEGRCAEQILTAWRHGRSSLVPPADREPADQSVR; this is encoded by the coding sequence TTGGCCCTCTACTGTCTTTACGAGCTGCACTACCGCGGTTTCGCCGGGGTCGACGAGCGCTGGGAATGGTCGCCCGCACTGCTCACGCTGCGCCACGAGCTGGAGGACGAGCTGGAATCCCGGATCCGCCAGGAAGCGGCGACGGTTCCCTCGCCAGAGTGCGACAGCCAGGACGCCGATTCCATTCCCGCGGCGCTTCGGGAAATCATCACGGCGCCGTCCGGGCCTTCATTGTCGCGTTACCTCGCCGACGCCGGCACCCTTGACGAGTTCCGGGAGTTCGCCATCCACCGTTCGCCTCTCCAGCTCAAGGAAGCGGACCCACATTCCTGGGCCATTCCTCGGCTGACCGGGCCGGCAAAGGCTGCTCTGGTCGAGATCCAGGCCGACGAGTACGGCAACGGCGCCACCCGAGACATTCACCAGATCCTTTTCGGCCTGACGATGCGCGGGCTCGGCCTGAACGCCCGCTACGGCGCCTATCTCGACCGCGTGCCCGGACCGACTCTCGCCTCGGTGAACCTTGCGTCCTACTTCGGCCTGCACCGCCGGTGGCGCGGCGCGCTCGTCGGACACCTCGCCGTTTTCGAGATGACCTCTGTCGAGCCGATGGAGGCCTACGACGCGGCCCTGCGCAGGCACGGCCTCCCGGCTGGAACGCGACACTTCTTCGTGGTCCATGTCGTGGCCGACGCACATCATCAGACCGTCGCCTCGCAGGAGCTGGCGGCTGGCCTGGTGCGCGCTGAGCCGGCGCTCGGCGCCGACGTGCTTTTCGGTGCCCGCGCCATCATGGCGATCGAGGGCCGGTGCGCCGAACAGATCCTCACCGCGTGGCGGCACGGGCGTTCCTCCCTGGTTCCGCCCGCAGACCGCGAGCCGGCGGATCAGTCGGTCCGGTAG
- a CDS encoding methyltransferase — protein sequence MRGAGMFYDPVESTFYAWCVERLLTSSSAAPYLRDGVVELGAGSGLPIVEALRRCEVPVQVRGFERDPESFRMASRLVALKAPPGYSVEPGDFFDQGLDGPERVAIANPPYLAAPTGDTSAPELWGGESGAEVTRRLLSGPFDVLMLMMASIADPLGVIDHAACSGYLVADWCARPIPFGRHSREPVVHRRLRELHAEGRAFSSEAGYLLAGVTLLRAGRRGRLTSVGRESGPDGFAPDANTLDPNADVLRGVMAAGASVRRGP from the coding sequence ATGAGGGGGGCAGGCATGTTCTACGACCCGGTCGAGTCGACTTTCTATGCCTGGTGCGTCGAACGTCTGCTGACGTCATCGTCGGCGGCTCCGTACCTGCGCGACGGTGTCGTCGAACTCGGGGCCGGGTCGGGCCTGCCGATCGTCGAGGCGTTGCGGCGCTGCGAGGTGCCGGTTCAGGTCCGAGGTTTCGAGCGCGACCCGGAATCATTCCGGATGGCCAGCCGGCTGGTGGCGCTGAAAGCGCCGCCCGGCTACTCCGTCGAGCCAGGTGACTTCTTCGACCAGGGCCTCGACGGCCCGGAGCGGGTCGCGATCGCCAACCCGCCATACCTGGCCGCCCCTACGGGTGACACGTCCGCCCCCGAGCTGTGGGGTGGGGAAAGCGGTGCGGAGGTGACGCGTCGGCTGCTGTCCGGACCGTTTGACGTCCTCATGCTCATGATGGCCTCGATCGCGGACCCCCTCGGAGTGATCGACCACGCCGCGTGCTCGGGCTATCTCGTCGCCGACTGGTGCGCCCGGCCGATCCCCTTCGGCCGCCACAGCCGTGAGCCGGTGGTCCACCGGCGGCTCCGGGAGTTGCACGCCGAGGGTCGCGCCTTCAGCTCCGAGGCCGGCTACCTCCTGGCCGGAGTCACCTTGCTACGTGCCGGTCGGCGGGGGAGGCTGACCAGCGTGGGCCGGGAATCCGGCCCGGATGGCTTTGCCCCGGACGCAAACACCCTCGACCCGAACGCGGACGTCCTGCGCGGGGTCATGGCCGCCGGGGCGAGCGTGCGGAGGGGCCCGTGA